From a single Georhizobium profundi genomic region:
- the choW gene encoding choline ABC transporter permease subunit yields the protein MEWIADNKIPVGRTASDVVDWLTRNASWVFDFIAGIMESIIDSVLWVLQTPHPLVMVLIFTALAYVLQRSWKVAALTFVGFLFVINQGYWRETTETLTLVLSACALCMGLGVPIGIACAHRPKLYAWVRPILDLMQTLPTFVYLIPAIVFFGIGMVPGLIATAIFVIPAPIRLTHLGISSTPPALIEAGRAFGATSRQMLWKIELPYALPQIMAGLTQTIMLSLSMVVIAALVGASGLGVPVVRALNSVNTGLGFESGLVIVVVAIILDRIFRRENEV from the coding sequence ATGGAATGGATAGCCGACAACAAGATCCCCGTGGGGCGAACGGCAAGCGACGTCGTTGACTGGCTGACACGCAATGCCTCATGGGTCTTCGACTTCATCGCCGGCATCATGGAAAGCATCATCGACAGCGTGCTCTGGGTGCTTCAGACGCCTCATCCGCTGGTGATGGTGCTGATCTTCACGGCACTCGCCTATGTGCTGCAGCGCTCGTGGAAGGTGGCCGCTCTGACGTTCGTCGGCTTCCTGTTCGTCATCAACCAGGGCTATTGGCGTGAGACGACCGAAACGCTGACGCTGGTTCTCTCCGCCTGCGCGCTCTGCATGGGCCTCGGCGTCCCGATCGGCATCGCATGCGCCCACCGGCCGAAGCTCTACGCCTGGGTCCGGCCGATCCTCGACCTCATGCAGACCTTGCCGACCTTCGTGTATCTGATTCCGGCGATTGTCTTTTTCGGCATCGGCATGGTGCCTGGCCTTATCGCGACGGCAATCTTCGTCATCCCGGCGCCGATCCGACTGACCCATCTCGGCATCTCATCGACCCCCCCGGCGCTGATCGAGGCTGGCCGTGCCTTCGGGGCAACGTCGCGCCAGATGCTCTGGAAGATCGAGCTACCCTATGCCCTGCCCCAGATCATGGCCGGCCTGACCCAGACGATCATGCTCTCGCTGTCGATGGTCGTCATCGCGGCGCTCGTTGGCGCAAGCGGTCTCGGCGTTCCGGTCGTGCGGGCGCTGAACTCGGTCAACACGGGCCTCGGTTTCGAATCCGGTCTCGTCATCGTCGTGGTCGCCATCATCCTCGACCGCATCTTCCGCCGGGAGAACGAGGTATGA